A part of Nocardioides sp. WS12 genomic DNA contains:
- a CDS encoding 2-oxoacid:ferredoxin oxidoreductase subunit beta: protein MTTIDLPLPGARTGTELVPAVDDGVTQTAKEFTSDQEVRWCPGCGDYAVLKAVQGFLPDLGLRRENIVFVSGIGCSSRFPYYLDTYGMHSIHGRAPSIATGIATAREDLSVWVVTGDGDALSIGGNHLIHALRRNVNMTILLFNNRIYGLTKGQYSPTSEVGKVTKSTPVGSLDHPFNPVSLALGAEASFVARTIDSDRKHLTAVLSAAAAHRGTSFVEIYQNCPIFNDGAFDAIKGMGDHKGEKEYAVIPLLHGTPITFGIRDEATGLGDKALIRAASGNIEVVDTADVATEAILVHDAHDPDPSTAFAISRLTAADYLNRSPIGIFRQVERPTYDDQARAQVSDAVSKVTGSAEDRLAALINAGDTWTIDD from the coding sequence ATGACGACCATCGACCTGCCGCTCCCCGGCGCCCGCACCGGCACCGAACTGGTTCCCGCCGTCGACGACGGCGTGACCCAGACCGCCAAGGAGTTCACCTCCGACCAGGAGGTCCGCTGGTGCCCCGGTTGCGGTGACTACGCCGTCCTCAAGGCCGTCCAGGGCTTCCTGCCCGACCTCGGACTGCGTCGCGAGAACATCGTCTTCGTGTCCGGCATCGGCTGCTCCAGCCGGTTCCCGTACTACCTCGACACGTACGGCATGCACTCGATCCACGGCCGCGCGCCGTCGATCGCGACCGGCATCGCCACCGCACGCGAAGACCTGTCGGTCTGGGTCGTCACCGGCGACGGCGACGCACTGTCGATCGGTGGCAACCACCTGATCCACGCACTGCGCCGCAACGTGAACATGACGATCCTGCTGTTCAACAACCGGATCTACGGTCTCACCAAGGGCCAGTACTCCCCCACCAGCGAGGTCGGGAAGGTCACCAAGTCCACCCCCGTCGGCTCACTCGACCACCCGTTCAACCCGGTCTCCCTGGCGCTCGGCGCCGAGGCGTCGTTCGTCGCGCGGACCATCGACTCCGACCGCAAGCACCTCACCGCGGTGCTCTCCGCAGCCGCCGCCCACCGCGGCACCTCCTTCGTCGAGATCTACCAGAACTGCCCGATCTTCAACGACGGCGCCTTCGACGCCATCAAGGGCATGGGCGACCACAAGGGCGAGAAGGAGTACGCAGTCATCCCGCTCCTCCACGGCACCCCGATCACCTTCGGCATCCGCGACGAAGCGACCGGGCTGGGCGACAAGGCCCTCATCCGAGCCGCCTCGGGCAACATCGAGGTCGTCGACACCGCCGACGTTGCCACCGAGGCGATCCTGGTTCACGACGCACACGACCCCGACCCGTCCACCGCGTTCGCGATCTCTCGCCTCACTGCAGCGGACTACCTCAACCGCAGCCCGATCGGCATCTTCCGCCAGGTCGAGCGGCCGACGTACGACGACCAGGCTCGCGCCCAGGTCAGCGACGCCGTCAGCAAGGTCACCGGCAGCGCCGAGGACCGCCTCGCCGCACTGATCAACGCCGGCGACACCTGGACCATCGACGACTGA
- a CDS encoding flavin reductase family protein produces the protein MSTLATNQDLDPVALRRAFGVFPTGVVALAADVDGEPVGLAASSFTTVSLDPPLVSVSVAHTSKTWPDLRRARHFGVTVLADHHGSLCRQLSGPVAERFAGIALTVADDGAVTLDEGLVRFSCSLYREVEAGDHVIVLLKVESVDNAESGDEGHPLVFHRSGFGRLERSA, from the coding sequence ATGAGCACCTTGGCCACCAATCAGGACCTCGACCCGGTCGCACTGCGCCGGGCGTTCGGCGTCTTCCCGACGGGCGTGGTCGCCCTCGCGGCCGACGTCGACGGCGAGCCGGTCGGCCTGGCCGCCAGTTCGTTCACGACGGTCAGCCTCGATCCGCCGCTGGTCTCCGTGTCGGTGGCGCACACGTCGAAAACGTGGCCGGACCTGCGCCGCGCGCGGCACTTCGGGGTCACCGTCCTGGCCGACCACCACGGGAGCCTCTGTCGCCAACTGTCCGGCCCGGTCGCCGAGCGGTTCGCCGGCATTGCCCTGACGGTGGCGGACGACGGCGCGGTGACCCTCGACGAGGGTCTGGTCCGGTTCTCCTGCTCGCTCTATCGCGAGGTGGAGGCCGGCGACCACGTGATCGTGCTCCTCAAGGTGGAGTCCGTCGACAACGCCGAGTCGGGCGACGAGGGGCATCCCCTCGTCTTCCACCGCAGCGGGTTCGGCCGCCTCGAGCGGTCTGCCTGA
- the nuoN gene encoding NADH-quinone oxidoreductase subunit NuoN codes for MEFSKPELEYFELLPLLLVLGGACVGVLIEAFLARGARRIPQITLALSVLVAALVSTIVVGADLQEHTGAAGSEGRGLVGAEGSVIVDGPTVYLWGLVLIFAIGGVALFAERRLEGGVSAFTGQAAALPGTDTEREASTRGLEHTEVYPLMLFAVGGMLLFPASGDLLTMFVALEVLSLPLYLLCGLARRRRLLSQEAAMKYFLLGAFASGFFLYGAALVYGYSGSVTFAGINEAVRAGGPNHGLLLAGIALLAVGLLFKIGAAPFQAWTPDVYQGAPTAVTAFMAAGTKVAAFGALLRLFYVAFGGERWSWVPMLWVVAIASMLVGAVLAAVQNDVKRMLAYSSVAHTGFLLVGVLGVQGADELAKGQYTSLEGVLFYLTTYGFSMIGAFAIVMLVRDAGGEATHYDRWAGLGRRSPLVAGAFAFFLLSMAGIPLTAGFIGKWAVFTSAMSAGAWPVVLVAIASSVIAVGFYVRHIRLMFFTEAHPDGVGEVTASSLLTSGTIVVCLAATLVLGVVPGPVLDLVTNAGDFIR; via the coding sequence ATGGAGTTCTCCAAGCCCGAGCTCGAATACTTCGAACTCCTCCCGCTGCTCCTCGTCCTCGGCGGCGCCTGTGTCGGCGTCCTGATCGAGGCGTTCCTCGCGCGCGGCGCTCGCCGCATCCCGCAGATCACGCTGGCCCTGTCGGTGCTCGTCGCCGCTCTGGTCTCCACGATCGTCGTCGGTGCTGACCTCCAGGAGCACACCGGCGCGGCCGGCAGCGAAGGCCGCGGCCTCGTCGGTGCTGAAGGCAGCGTCATCGTCGACGGACCCACGGTCTACCTGTGGGGCCTGGTGCTGATCTTCGCGATCGGCGGCGTCGCCCTGTTCGCCGAGCGTCGCCTCGAGGGTGGTGTCTCGGCCTTCACCGGTCAGGCCGCCGCGCTCCCCGGCACGGACACCGAGCGCGAGGCGTCGACCCGCGGCCTCGAGCACACCGAGGTCTACCCGCTGATGCTCTTCGCGGTCGGCGGCATGCTGCTGTTCCCCGCGTCGGGTGACCTGCTGACGATGTTCGTCGCGCTCGAAGTTCTCTCGCTCCCGCTGTACCTGCTGTGTGGCCTCGCCCGTCGACGTCGCCTGCTCAGCCAGGAAGCGGCGATGAAGTACTTCCTGCTCGGCGCCTTCGCCTCCGGCTTCTTCCTGTACGGCGCCGCGCTGGTCTACGGCTACTCCGGCTCCGTCACGTTCGCCGGCATCAACGAAGCCGTCCGCGCAGGCGGGCCCAACCACGGCCTGCTCCTCGCCGGCATCGCGCTGCTCGCGGTGGGCCTGCTCTTCAAGATCGGTGCCGCGCCGTTCCAGGCGTGGACGCCCGACGTCTACCAGGGCGCCCCGACCGCCGTCACGGCGTTCATGGCCGCCGGCACCAAGGTCGCCGCGTTCGGCGCTCTCCTGCGCCTGTTCTACGTCGCGTTCGGCGGGGAGCGCTGGAGCTGGGTGCCGATGCTGTGGGTCGTCGCGATCGCGTCGATGCTCGTCGGTGCGGTCCTGGCCGCCGTACAGAACGACGTGAAGCGGATGCTCGCGTACTCCTCGGTCGCCCACACCGGCTTCCTGCTGGTCGGTGTCCTCGGAGTCCAGGGAGCCGACGAGCTCGCCAAGGGGCAGTACACCTCCCTCGAGGGCGTGCTGTTCTACCTGACGACCTACGGCTTCTCGATGATCGGCGCCTTCGCGATCGTGATGCTCGTGCGCGACGCCGGCGGCGAAGCGACCCACTACGACCGGTGGGCCGGCCTGGGTCGTCGTTCGCCGCTCGTGGCCGGTGCGTTCGCCTTCTTCCTGCTCTCGATGGCCGGCATCCCGCTGACCGCCGGCTTCATCGGCAAGTGGGCCGTGTTCACCTCCGCCATGTCGGCGGGCGCCTGGCCGGTCGTGCTCGTCGCGATCGCGTCGAGCGTGATCGCGGTCGGCTTCTACGTCCGCCACATCCGCCTGATGTTCTTCACCGAGGCCCACCCGGACGGCGTCGGAGAGGTCACGGCGTCGTCCTTGCTGACCTCCGGCACCATCGTCGTGTGCCTCGCCGCAACCCTCGTCCTGGGCGTCGTGCCGGGGCCGGTGCTGGATCTGGTCACGAATGCGGGAGACTTCATCAGGTGA
- a CDS encoding sulfate ABC transporter permease subunit: protein MADTSTIRGRKGPVTYVMRFSVIAYLSVLVVWPLYEVTARTFAPIEQGAEGGIAAFLERLQDPSVTYAFQLTATCAFWAVLINTVFGVGISLLLVRYQFPGRRILSVLVDLPMSVSPVVVGLALVLAYSSGQGWFGGVLESAGIFIIGTTPGLIMATAFVSLPLVVREIVPVLEEIGIDSELAASSLGANGWQTFRRITLPSIKWAVVYGVVLSLARSLGEFGAVKIVSPGAEFRGETATILIQNRYTNYEEPTAYAAAFVLVLASVLALVVVSLIRKPEDHK from the coding sequence GTGGCTGACACATCGACCATCCGGGGACGCAAGGGCCCCGTCACCTACGTGATGCGGTTCTCCGTCATCGCGTACCTGTCCGTGCTCGTCGTGTGGCCGCTCTACGAGGTCACCGCCCGCACCTTCGCGCCGATCGAACAGGGTGCCGAAGGGGGCATCGCCGCGTTCCTGGAGCGACTCCAGGACCCGTCGGTGACCTACGCCTTCCAGTTGACCGCGACATGTGCCTTCTGGGCGGTGCTCATCAACACCGTCTTCGGCGTGGGCATCTCGCTGCTGCTGGTGCGCTACCAGTTCCCCGGCCGCCGGATCCTGTCCGTGCTGGTGGACCTGCCGATGTCGGTCTCGCCGGTCGTCGTCGGCCTCGCGCTGGTGCTGGCCTACAGCAGCGGCCAGGGCTGGTTCGGTGGTGTGCTGGAGTCGGCGGGCATCTTCATCATCGGTACGACGCCCGGTCTGATCATGGCGACCGCTTTTGTCAGCCTGCCGCTGGTCGTGCGCGAGATCGTGCCCGTGCTCGAGGAGATCGGCATCGACTCCGAGCTCGCCGCGAGCAGCCTCGGCGCCAACGGCTGGCAGACCTTCCGCCGGATCACGCTGCCCAGCATCAAGTGGGCCGTCGTGTACGGCGTCGTGCTGAGCCTGGCCCGGTCGCTCGGTGAGTTCGGGGCAGTGAAGATCGTCAGCCCCGGCGCCGAATTCCGTGGCGAGACCGCCACCATCCTCATCCAGAATCGCTACACCAACTACGAGGAGCCGACGGCGTACGCAGCCGCCTTCGTGCTCGTGCTGGCCTCCGTGCTGGCCCTCGTCGTGGTGTCACTCATCCGCAAGCCGGAGGACCACAAGTGA
- a CDS encoding SRPBCC domain-containing protein — protein sequence MNPAAEIEIDAPLEVVWGVMTDTARYGEWNPFVERAETAAPAQVGNPIVLHVVWSNGKKTRSPERITALDGPTTDPASGTTTALMSYVYEGLPSKLGLVRGVRHQRLTQRPGGPTSYTTVEEFSGPLVKLAGPGRVADGFRRHAEGLKKRAESLASSAGQAGNPAE from the coding sequence ATGAACCCCGCAGCCGAGATCGAGATCGACGCACCTCTCGAGGTGGTGTGGGGTGTCATGACCGACACCGCCCGCTACGGCGAGTGGAACCCCTTCGTGGAGCGAGCCGAGACGGCCGCGCCCGCCCAGGTCGGCAACCCGATCGTGCTGCACGTCGTCTGGTCCAACGGCAAGAAGACCCGCTCCCCCGAGCGGATCACAGCCCTGGACGGACCCACCACCGACCCGGCCAGCGGTACGACGACCGCCCTCATGTCCTACGTCTACGAGGGCTTGCCGTCGAAACTCGGACTGGTGCGCGGTGTGCGGCACCAGCGACTGACACAGCGACCGGGTGGCCCGACGTCGTACACGACGGTCGAGGAGTTCAGCGGTCCGCTCGTGAAACTGGCCGGTCCCGGCCGGGTGGCCGACGGCTTCCGCCGCCATGCCGAAGGACTCAAGAAGCGCGCTGAGTCCCTGGCGTCTTCTGCCGGACAGGCTGGGAACCCGGCGGAATGA
- a CDS encoding extracellular solute-binding protein: MKRVIKAAALAMTGALALSACSSAGGTDSADTIGIYGFAVPQAANEAIADEFNKTDEGKGVKFSGSYGASGEQSRKVADTKGKDVDYVHFSLEGDVTRLVDAGLVDEDWNAGPNKGIVSSSVAVIAVEKGNPLGIKGWEDLTRDDVNVITADPASSGAARWNILALYTHALALGQTEAQADEYLKKVFANVTTWAASGREATEAFKKGVGNVLITYENEAILAKQKGEDLDYILPDTTFLIENPGAVLKDADPVASDWLKFVLSDAGQTEFVKKGFRPVGGLDISSIEVDGANDPASPFPAPSKKLYTIDELGGWKAVTKEWFGKDGEKLRFDNLYAEATKQ; encoded by the coding sequence ATGAAGCGAGTGATCAAGGCTGCGGCCCTGGCAATGACCGGCGCATTGGCGCTGTCTGCGTGCTCGAGCGCAGGCGGCACCGACAGTGCGGACACCATCGGGATCTACGGCTTCGCCGTCCCGCAGGCTGCCAACGAGGCCATTGCCGACGAATTCAACAAGACCGACGAGGGCAAGGGCGTCAAGTTCTCCGGTTCGTACGGCGCCTCGGGTGAGCAGAGCCGCAAGGTTGCTGACACCAAGGGCAAGGACGTGGACTACGTCCACTTCTCCCTCGAGGGCGACGTCACCCGTCTCGTCGACGCCGGCCTGGTCGACGAGGACTGGAACGCTGGCCCGAACAAGGGCATCGTCTCCTCCTCGGTCGCCGTCATCGCCGTCGAGAAGGGCAACCCGCTCGGCATCAAGGGCTGGGAAGACCTGACCCGCGACGACGTCAACGTCATCACCGCCGACCCGGCCAGCTCTGGCGCCGCACGCTGGAACATCCTCGCGCTCTACACGCACGCTCTCGCGCTCGGTCAGACCGAGGCGCAGGCCGACGAGTACCTCAAGAAGGTCTTCGCGAACGTCACCACCTGGGCCGCGAGCGGCCGCGAGGCGACCGAGGCCTTCAAGAAGGGCGTCGGCAACGTGCTCATCACGTACGAGAACGAGGCCATCCTGGCCAAGCAGAAGGGCGAGGACCTCGACTACATCCTCCCCGACACCACCTTCCTGATCGAGAACCCCGGCGCCGTCCTCAAGGACGCCGACCCGGTCGCGAGCGACTGGCTGAAGTTCGTCCTCAGCGACGCAGGCCAGACCGAGTTCGTGAAGAAGGGCTTCCGCCCCGTCGGCGGCCTGGACATCTCCAGCATCGAGGTCGACGGCGCGAACGACCCGGCCAGCCCCTTCCCGGCCCCGTCGAAGAAGCTCTACACGATCGATGAGCTCGGCGGCTGGAAGGCTGTCACCAAGGAATGGTTCGGCAAGGACGGCGAGAAGCTCCGCTTCGACAACCTGTACGCCGAAGCAACGAAGCAGTGA
- the cysT gene encoding sulfate ABC transporter permease subunit CysT, producing MTEVLVKPAGPARTSSRPSGLFRLTPSSGIGLGIALVWFSVLVLLPLAAVVGAAAAGGWGAFWNTLTDAQTFAALRLTVIEAGLVTVVNGILGTVVAWVLVRDQFFGKRILDVVIDIPFALPTIVAGLVLLSLYGPESPVGINIVNTRQGIFLALLFVTLPFVVRTVQPVLIELDADVEEAAASLGASRFTTFRRIILPSLVPAITAGSSLGFARAISEFGSLVLISGNTPYQTEVASLKILKFIEGDNQAGAAAVAVLLLLVAVITIVLLDIVSRRVARRG from the coding sequence GTGACTGAAGTACTCGTCAAACCTGCTGGGCCGGCTCGCACGTCGAGTCGGCCCAGTGGGCTGTTCCGGCTGACGCCTTCCTCGGGCATCGGTCTGGGGATCGCGCTGGTCTGGTTCAGCGTCCTCGTGCTGCTGCCGCTCGCGGCGGTCGTGGGGGCCGCTGCTGCCGGTGGCTGGGGCGCGTTCTGGAACACGCTGACCGACGCGCAGACCTTTGCTGCGCTGCGGCTCACCGTGATCGAGGCCGGCCTCGTGACGGTCGTCAACGGCATCCTCGGCACGGTCGTGGCCTGGGTGCTGGTCCGTGACCAGTTCTTCGGCAAGCGGATCCTGGACGTCGTCATCGACATCCCGTTCGCGCTGCCGACGATCGTGGCCGGTCTGGTCCTGCTGAGCCTCTACGGCCCGGAGAGCCCCGTCGGGATCAACATCGTGAACACCCGCCAGGGCATCTTCCTGGCGCTGCTGTTCGTGACGCTGCCCTTCGTGGTGCGGACCGTGCAGCCGGTGCTGATCGAACTGGACGCGGACGTCGAGGAGGCCGCGGCCTCCCTCGGTGCGTCGCGCTTCACGACGTTCCGCCGGATCATCCTGCCGAGCCTGGTGCCGGCGATCACGGCTGGCTCGTCGCTCGGCTTCGCCCGGGCGATCAGTGAGTTCGGGTCGCTGGTGCTCATCTCCGGGAACACGCCGTACCAGACCGAGGTCGCCTCACTGAAGATCCTCAAGTTCATCGAAGGTGACAACCAGGCCGGAGCCGCGGCGGTCGCCGTACTCCTCCTGCTGGTCGCGGTCATCACGATCGTCCTGCTCGACATCGTGTCGCGAAGGGTGGCGCGTCGTGGCTGA
- a CDS encoding polyprenyl synthetase family protein — protein MTPAPSPAELALPIVDTALAERLRERMATVEEALFGHATSRAPYVTEAARHLLAAGGKRFRPLLVLLAAEVGPRPDAPEVLTAACVVEITHVGSLYHDDVMDEAELRRGSDSANSRYDNLVAILTGDFLFAKSSELTSQLGAEAVRIQAETFTRLVEGQILETVTPGPEDDALQHYLEVVAGKTGSLIATSARYGALFSGAEPAVVAALTEYGELVGTAFQLSDDILDIASETEESGKTPGTDLKEGVPTLPVLMARASTDPGDARLLELLDPEKSDLANDVDLHAEALGLLRKHPAMEEARAYVVARAQEAKQLLEVLPEGSVRSALEAFADVVAVRSA, from the coding sequence GTGACTCCCGCTCCGAGCCCGGCCGAGTTGGCCCTGCCGATCGTTGACACTGCCCTCGCTGAGCGCCTGCGCGAGCGGATGGCCACGGTCGAGGAGGCCCTCTTCGGCCACGCGACCAGCCGGGCGCCGTACGTCACCGAGGCGGCACGCCACCTGTTGGCGGCCGGCGGCAAGCGCTTCCGTCCGCTCCTGGTGCTGCTCGCGGCCGAGGTCGGACCGCGACCGGACGCCCCCGAGGTCCTCACGGCGGCCTGCGTCGTCGAGATCACCCACGTCGGCTCGCTGTACCACGACGACGTCATGGACGAGGCCGAGTTGCGCCGCGGTTCCGACTCGGCGAACTCGCGCTACGACAACCTCGTCGCGATCCTGACGGGCGACTTCCTGTTCGCGAAGTCGTCCGAGCTGACGTCGCAGCTCGGCGCGGAAGCCGTGCGGATCCAGGCCGAGACCTTCACCCGCCTGGTCGAGGGCCAGATCCTCGAGACGGTGACGCCCGGCCCCGAGGACGACGCCCTGCAGCACTACCTCGAGGTCGTCGCTGGCAAAACCGGCTCGCTGATCGCCACGTCTGCGCGCTACGGCGCCCTGTTCTCCGGTGCCGAACCGGCCGTGGTCGCCGCCCTCACGGAGTACGGCGAGCTCGTCGGTACGGCGTTCCAGCTCTCCGACGACATCCTCGACATCGCCTCCGAGACCGAGGAGTCCGGCAAGACGCCTGGCACCGACCTCAAGGAGGGCGTGCCGACGCTCCCCGTACTGATGGCCCGCGCCTCCACGGACCCGGGCGACGCCCGCCTGCTCGAGCTGCTCGACCCCGAGAAGTCCGACCTCGCCAACGACGTCGACCTGCACGCCGAGGCGCTGGGTCTGCTGCGCAAGCACCCCGCGATGGAGGAAGCGCGAGCGTACGTCGTCGCGCGCGCCCAGGAGGCCAAGCAGCTCCTCGAGGTGCTGCCCGAGGGCTCGGTGCGGTCGGCGCTCGAGGCGTTCGCCGACGTCGTCGCGGTGCGCTCCGCCTGA
- a CDS encoding sulfate ABC transporter ATP-binding protein, giving the protein MSIEVSGINKKYGDFIALEDINVSLPTGQLTALLGPSGGGKSTLLRIIAGLDTADSGSVEIEGVNATRLPPQKRNVGFVFQHYAVFKHMTVAKNVAFGLEIRKRPKAEVKAKVAELLELVHLSQFAHRLPSQLSGGQRQRLALARALAVEPSVLLLDEPFGALDAKVRKELRDWLRRLHDEVHVTTVFVTHDQEEAMEVADEIVVINNGRIEQIGTPDQLYDEPANDFVMGFLGDVTRLGNVRLRPHDIELALSPAVAPGTPPAFAGTVARALRVGFEVRLTVDVEGQGETTQVVLSRTHARALDLGVGTRVWLRPATGATSVPVLGVAAV; this is encoded by the coding sequence GTGAGTATCGAAGTTTCCGGGATCAACAAGAAGTACGGCGATTTCATCGCGCTGGAGGACATCAATGTCTCCCTGCCGACCGGCCAGCTGACCGCACTGCTCGGCCCGAGTGGTGGTGGCAAGTCCACGCTGCTGCGGATCATCGCCGGCCTCGACACGGCTGACAGCGGCTCGGTCGAGATCGAGGGCGTGAACGCGACGCGGTTGCCCCCGCAGAAGCGCAACGTGGGCTTTGTGTTCCAGCACTACGCCGTGTTCAAGCACATGACGGTGGCCAAGAACGTGGCCTTCGGCCTGGAGATCCGTAAGCGCCCCAAGGCCGAGGTCAAGGCGAAGGTTGCCGAACTCCTCGAACTGGTGCACCTGTCGCAGTTCGCCCACCGGCTGCCGTCGCAGCTCTCGGGTGGCCAGCGCCAGCGCCTCGCCCTGGCCCGCGCCCTCGCGGTCGAGCCGAGCGTGCTGTTGCTCGACGAGCCGTTCGGTGCGCTGGACGCGAAGGTCCGCAAGGAGTTGCGTGACTGGTTGCGCCGCCTGCACGACGAGGTCCACGTGACGACCGTGTTCGTGACGCACGACCAGGAGGAGGCCATGGAGGTCGCCGACGAGATCGTGGTCATCAACAACGGTCGGATCGAGCAGATCGGCACGCCCGACCAGTTGTACGACGAGCCCGCCAATGACTTCGTGATGGGCTTCCTCGGCGACGTCACCCGTCTCGGCAACGTGCGGCTGCGGCCGCACGACATCGAGTTGGCCCTGTCGCCCGCCGTTGCTCCGGGCACGCCGCCCGCGTTCGCGGGGACGGTTGCCCGTGCGCTGCGGGTGGGTTTCGAGGTGCGACTCACGGTCGACGTCGAGGGTCAGGGCGAGACCACGCAGGTCGTGCTGTCCCGCACGCACGCGCGCGCCCTGGATCTCGGAGTCGGCACGCGGGTGTGGCTGCGTCCCGCCACGGGGGCCACCTCGGTGCCGGTGCTGGGAGTCGCTGCAGTTTGA
- a CDS encoding 2-oxoacid:acceptor oxidoreductase subunit alpha — MSQTKQVKQLDRVIIRFAGDSGDGMQLTGDRFTQESAVFGNDLVTLPSFPAEIRAPQGTIPGVSSFQIHFADHDILTAGDRPDVLVAMNPAALKANLADLPKGAAIIVDSADFTKRNLEKAGYDTNPLDQLGEVNDPLADFQVHPVDLTGITVEAVKEWGLSRKDASRAKNMFALGLLSWMYGRPTEPTVKFLEKKFSKVPDILGANLAAFKAGWNFGETTETFVVQYEIKPAKMKAGNYRNITGNLALSYGLVAAGVRSGLPVFLGSYPITPASDILHELSRHKSFGVTTLQAEDEIAGVGAAIGASFAGHLGVTTTSGPGIALKGEAIGLAVMTELPLLVINVQRGGPSTGLPTKTEQSDLLQAMYGRNGEAPVPIVAPQSPGDCFSAAVEAARIAITYRTPVMLLSDGYLANGSEPWQIPSIEDLPVIDPNFATEPNHTSKKSLGEGGSGEPDEYWPYLRDEETLARPWAIPGTAGLEHRIGGLEKGEGHGNISYDSVNHDRMVRIRQEKIKRIANSLPPLEIDDPSGEAKVLVIGWGSTYGPIGAACRRVRRAGYNVAQVHLRHLNPFPNDLGAILKSYDKVLVPEMNLGQLSKMLRAEYLVDAIGYNHVYGLPLKAAELAEAVGALVGEAEGKDVDLGEHGLNPPADHEEAPVS; from the coding sequence GTGAGCCAGACCAAGCAGGTCAAGCAACTGGACCGGGTGATCATCCGGTTTGCCGGTGACTCCGGTGACGGCATGCAGCTGACCGGTGACCGTTTCACCCAGGAGTCGGCCGTCTTCGGCAACGACCTGGTCACCCTGCCCAGCTTCCCCGCCGAGATCCGGGCCCCTCAGGGCACTATCCCTGGTGTCTCGTCGTTCCAGATCCACTTCGCGGATCACGACATCCTCACCGCGGGTGATCGCCCCGATGTGCTGGTGGCGATGAACCCTGCCGCGTTGAAGGCGAACCTTGCCGACCTGCCCAAGGGCGCGGCGATCATCGTGGACTCGGCTGACTTCACCAAGCGCAACCTCGAGAAGGCCGGGTACGACACCAACCCGCTCGACCAGCTCGGCGAGGTGAACGACCCGCTGGCCGACTTCCAGGTCCACCCGGTCGACCTGACCGGGATCACGGTCGAGGCCGTCAAGGAGTGGGGCCTGTCCCGCAAGGACGCATCGCGAGCGAAGAACATGTTCGCGCTGGGCCTGTTGTCGTGGATGTACGGCCGCCCGACCGAGCCCACGGTGAAGTTCCTGGAGAAGAAGTTCTCCAAGGTGCCCGACATCCTCGGCGCCAACCTGGCCGCGTTCAAGGCCGGCTGGAACTTCGGCGAGACGACCGAGACGTTCGTCGTCCAGTACGAGATCAAGCCCGCCAAGATGAAGGCCGGTAACTACCGGAACATCACCGGCAACCTGGCGCTGTCCTACGGCCTGGTGGCCGCGGGCGTCCGTTCGGGCCTGCCGGTGTTCCTGGGCTCGTACCCGATCACCCCGGCCTCCGACATCCTCCACGAGCTGAGCCGCCACAAGTCGTTCGGCGTCACCACGCTGCAGGCCGAGGACGAGATCGCCGGCGTGGGTGCCGCGATCGGCGCCTCGTTTGCCGGCCACCTCGGCGTCACGACCACGTCCGGCCCGGGCATCGCGCTCAAGGGCGAGGCCATCGGCCTGGCCGTGATGACCGAGCTCCCGCTGCTCGTCATCAACGTCCAGCGCGGTGGCCCCTCCACCGGGCTGCCGACCAAGACCGAACAGTCCGACCTCCTGCAGGCCATGTACGGCCGCAATGGCGAGGCACCGGTCCCGATCGTCGCCCCGCAGTCACCCGGCGACTGCTTCTCCGCCGCGGTCGAGGCCGCCCGGATCGCGATCACGTACCGCACCCCGGTCATGTTGCTCTCCGACGGTTACCTCGCCAACGGCTCCGAGCCCTGGCAGATCCCCTCGATCGAGGACCTCCCGGTCATCGACCCGAACTTCGCGACCGAGCCCAACCACACTTCGAAGAAGAGCCTGGGCGAGGGCGGTAGCGGGGAGCCGGACGAGTACTGGCCCTACCTGCGCGACGAGGAAACCCTCGCTCGCCCGTGGGCGATCCCCGGCACCGCCGGCCTGGAGCACCGCATCGGCGGGCTCGAGAAGGGCGAGGGCCACGGCAACATCTCCTACGACTCGGTCAACCACGACCGGATGGTGCGGATCCGCCAGGAGAAGATCAAGCGGATTGCCAACTCGCTCCCCCCGCTCGAGATCGACGACCCTTCCGGCGAAGCCAAGGTCCTGGTCATCGGCTGGGGCTCGACGTACGGCCCGATCGGTGCCGCGTGCCGCCGGGTCCGTCGCGCCGGTTACAACGTCGCGCAGGTCCACCTGCGCCACCTCAACCCGTTCCCGAACGACCTCGGCGCCATCCTCAAGTCGTACGACAAGGTGCTCGTCCCCGAGATGAACCTCGGCCAGCTCTCCAAGATGCTGCGCGCGGAGTACCTCGTCGACGCCATCGGCTACAACCACGTCTACGGCCTCCCGCTGAAGGCAGCCGAACTGGCCGAAGCCGTCGGCGCGCTCGTCGGCGAAGCCGAGGGCAAGGACGTCGACCTCGGCGAACACGGACTCAATCCCCCTGCCGACCACGAGGAGGCACCCGTCTCATGA